DNA from Chryseomicrobium sp. FSL W7-1435:
TGTAGTTGGACTCTCTGTGATTATGATGATTTTTACCGGACTATCTTCTACAATCGCCTATATGAAAAAGAAAACCGTAGACTTTAAGAGTGGTTGGATATTTTTTGCAGGTAGTGCACCGGGCACGATACTTGGCGCTTTTGTTAACAGAGGTCTTGATTTGCCATCCTTCCAATTATATTTTGGGATCATGATGGTGTTTTTATCACTTTTATTGCTGATCCGTAAGCACTTAAAACCCGTTCACTGGTTTGTTAAAAATGGTCGGAAGACGACATTTGAAGATGGCACAGGCACATATGTATATGGCTATCCCATTTGGTTTGCGCTTCTTTTAACATTTGGTATTGGATTTAGTTCTGGGTTATTTGGTATTGGTGGTGGGTCGATGCTAGTTCCCGCGATGCTGCTGTTATTTCTATTTCCCCCTCACGTAGCAGTGGGGACTTCGATGTTTATGGTCTTCTTATCAGCGCTCGTGAACTCCGTAACGCATATCTCGCTCGGAAATGTACCGTGGCTCTATACCATTCCAGTAATTCCA
Protein-coding regions in this window:
- a CDS encoding sulfite exporter TauE/SafE family protein, coding for MEWVLLVIAGLCSGIIGALVGLGGGVILVPVIVYLGSVGLLDGITPQTVVGLSVIMMIFTGLSSTIAYMKKKTVDFKSGWIFFAGSAPGTILGAFVNRGLDLPSFQLYFGIMMVFLSLLLLIRKHLKPVHWFVKNGRKTTFEDGTGTYVYGYPIWFALLLTFGIGFSSGLFGIGGGSMLVPAMLLLFLFPPHVAVGTSMFMVFLSALVNSVTHISLGNVPWLYTIPVIPAAYIGAKIGAYLNHRLNSDSLVIVLQIVLLLLGVRSILDGIM